In one Eulemur rufifrons isolate Redbay chromosome 14, OSU_ERuf_1, whole genome shotgun sequence genomic region, the following are encoded:
- the TFR2 gene encoding transferrin receptor protein 2: MDRLWGLLQRAQQLSPRSSQNIYKRVEGPQQGRLEEEEEDGEEGAEPLAHFCPMELRGPEPLGSRPGRQNLIPWAAAGRRAAPYLVLTALLIFTGAFLLGYVAFRGSCQACGDSLLVVSEDVNYEPGPGSQQGTLYWSDLQAMFLRLLGEGHLEDAIRQTSLRERVAGSAGMAALTQDIHAAFSRQKLDHVWADTHYVGLQFPDPAHPNTLHWVDAAGKAGEQLPLEDPDVYCPYSAIGNATGELVYAHYGRPEDLQDLRARGVEPAGRLLLVRVGVTSFAQKVASAQDFGARGVLIYPDPEDFYQGPHKPGLSSHQAVYGHVHLGTGDPYTPGFPSFNQTQFPPVESSGLPSIPAQPISADIASRLLRKLNGPVAPQEWQGRLSGSPYRLGPGPGLQLGVNNHRASTPISNIFGCIEGLSEPDHYVVIGAQRDAWGPGAAKSAVGTAILLELLRTFSSMVSNGFRPRRSLLFISWDGGDFGSVGSTEWLEGYLSVLHLKAVAYVSLDNAVLGDDKFQAKTSPLLISLIENILKQVDSPNHSGQTIYEQVVFTNPSWDAEVIRPLAMDSSAYSFTACVGVPAVEFSFMEDDQAYPFLHTKEDTYENLHKMLRGRLPAVAQAVAQLAGQLLIRLSHDHLLPLDFGRYGDVVLRHIGSLNEYSGDLKARGLTLQWVYSARGDFFRAAEKLRQEIYSSEPGDERLMRMYNVRIMRVEFYFLSQYVSPADSPFRHIFLGRGDHTLGALLDHLRLLRTNGTAAPGATSSGVAPGLGFQESRFRRQLALLTWTLQGAANALSGDVWNIDNNF, translated from the exons ATGGATCGGCTTTGGGGTCTACTCCAGAGAGCG CAACAGCTGTCCCCACGATCCTCTCAGAACATCTACAAGCGTGTGGAAGGCCCCCAGCAGGGGCgcctggaggaggaagaggaagacggTGAGGAGGGGGCCGAGCCACTGGCCCACTTCTGCCCCATGGAGCTGAGGGGCCCCGAGCCCTTGGGCTCTAGACCGGGGCGGCAAAACCTCATACCCTGGGCAGCAGCAGGACGAAGGGCTGCCCCCTACCTGGTCCTGACGGCCCTGCTGATCTTCACTGGGG CCTTCCTTCTGGGATACGTGGCCTTCCGAGGGTCCTGCCAGGCATGCGGGGACTCCTTATTGGTGGTCAGCGAGGATGTCAACTATGAGCCTGGCCCAGGCTCCCAACAGGGCACATTGTACTGGAGCGACCTCCAGGCCATGTTCCTGCGGCTCTTGGGGGAGGGGCACCTGGAGGACGCCATCAG GCAAACCAGTCTCCGGGAACGGGTGGCCGGCTCGGCCGGGATGGCCGCCCTGACTCAGGACATCCACGCGGCGTTCTCCCGCCAGAAGCTGGACCACGTGTGGGCAGACACGCACTACGTGGGGCTGCAGTTCCCGGACCC GGCTCACCCCAACACGCTGCACTGGGTCGATGCGGCCGGGAAGGCAGGGGAGCAGCTGCCACTGGAGGACCCCGACGTCTACTGTCCCTACAGCGCCATCGGAAACGCCACG GGAGAACTGGTGTACGCCCACTACGGGCGGCCCGAGGACCTGCAGGACCTGCGGGCCAGGGGCGTGGAGCCAGCGGGCCGTCTCCTGCTGGTGCGCGTGGGGGTGACCAGCTTTGCCCAGAAG GTGGCCAGTGCCCAGGACTTTGGGGCCCGAGGAGTGCTCATATACCCCGACCCGGAAGACTTCTATCAGGGCCCACACAAGCCAGGCCTGTCCAGCCATCAGGCTGTGTATGGACAT GTGCACCTGGGAACTGGGGACCCCTACACGCCTGGCTTTCCTTCCTTCAATCAAACCCAGTTCCCTCCAGTTGAATCCTCTGGCCTCCCCAGCATCCCAGCCCAGCCCATCAGTGCAGACATTGCCTCCCGCCTGCTGAG GAAACTCAATGGCCCTGTGGCCCCCCAGGAATGGCAGGGACGCCTCTCAGGCTCCCCTTATCGCCTGGGCCCGGGGCCAGGCCTGCAGCTAGGGGTCAACAACCACAGGGCCTCCACCCCCATCAGCAACATCTTCGGCTGCATCGAAGGCCTCTCAGAGCCAG ATCACTATGTTGTCATCGGGGCCCAGAGGGATGCGTGGGGCCCAGGGGCAGCCAAGTCTGCCGTGGGGACTGCCATACTGCTGGAGCTGCTGCGGACCTTTTCCTCCATGGTGAGCAACG gctTCCGGCCCCGCAGGAGTCttctcttcatcagctgggatggAGGCGACTTTGGGAGTGTGGGCTCCACGGAGTGGCTGGAG GGCTACCTCAGCGTGCTGCACCTCAAAGCTGTGGCCTATGTGAGCCTGGACAACGCAGTGCTGG GGGATGACAAGTTCCAGGCCAAGACCAGCCCCCTTCTGATCAGCCTCATTGAGAACATCCTGAAGCAG gtGGACTCTCCCAACCACAGCGGGCAGACGATCTATGAGCAGGTGGTGTTCACCAATCCCAGCTGGGATGCTGAGGT GATCCGGCCCCTGGCCATGGACAGCAGCGCCTACTCCTTCACGGCCTGTGTGGGGGTCCCTGCCGTTGAGTTCTCCTTCATGGAG GATGACCAGGCGTACCCGTTCCTGCACACCAAGGAGGACACTTATGAGAACCTGCACAAGATGCTGCGAGGCCGGCTGCCCGCcgtggcccaggctgtggctcaGCTCGCTGGGCAACTCCTCATCCGGCTCAGCCACGATCACTTGCTGCCCCTCGACTTCGGCCGCTACGGGGACGTGGTCCTCAGGCACATCGGCAGCCTCAACGAGTACTCTGGGGACCTCAAG GCCCGCGGGCTGACTCTGCAGTGGGTGTACTCCGCGCGCGGGGACTTCTTCCGGGCGGCGGAGAAGCTGCGGCAGGAGATCTACAGCTCGGAGCCCGGCGACGAGCGGCTGATGCGCATGTACAACGTGCGCATCATGCGG GTGGAGTTCTACTTCCTGTCCCAGTACGTGTCGCCAGCAGACTCCCCGTTCCGCCACATCTTCCTGGGTCGTGGAGACCACACGCTGGGCGCCCTACTCGACCACCTGCGGCTGCTGCGCACCAACGGTACTGCGGCTCCTGGGGCCACCTCTTCCGGGGTGGCGCCCGGCCTGGGCTTCCAGGAGAGCCGCTTCCGGCGCCAGCTAGCCCTGCTCACCTGGACGCTACAAGGCGCCGCCAACGCGCTTAGCGGGGACGTCTGGAACATTGATAACAACTTCTGA
- the MOSPD3 gene encoding motile sperm domain-containing protein 3 isoform X1, whose amino-acid sequence MRRGAPQDQELVGPGAPSRGSRGAPPPLGPVVPVLIFPPDLVFRADQRSGPRQLLTLYNPTGTALRFRVLCTAPAKYRVFDAEGYVKPQSCIDIVIRHVAPIPSHYDIQDRFRIELSEEGAEGRVVGRKDITSVLKAPAYPLELQGQPDPTPHPGPPAGTAPPTAKHVQENPHQQLATSSFLLFLLTGIVSVAFLLLPLQDELGSQLPQVLHVSLGQKLVAAYVLGLLTMVFLRT is encoded by the exons ATGCGCCGTGGGGCGCCCCAGGACCAGGAGCTGGTGGGCCCGGGGGCCCCTAGCCGGGGGTCCCGGGGCGCCCCTCCTCCCTTGGGACCCGTTGTCCCGGTCCTCATCTTTCCCCCGGATCTAGTATTCAGAGCGGACCAGCGGAGCGGACCTAGGCAGCTGCTGACCCTCTATAACCCCACAGGAACTGCGCTTCGCTTCCGAG TCCTGTGCACAGCACCTGCCAAATACAGGGTGTTTGACGCAGAAGGATATGTGAAGCCTCAGTCCTGCATTGACAT TGTGATTCGCCACGTGGCCCCCATTCCCAGCCACTATGACATCCAGGACCGCTTCCGCATTGAGCTGTCTGAGGAGGGCGCTGAGGGCCGAGTAGTGGGACGCAAGGACATCACTTCGGTTCTGAAGGCTCCAGCATACCCACTTGAACTTCAGGGACAGCCCGACCCAACACCCCACCCAGGGCCTCCTGCTGGGACAGCACCACCCACGGCCAAACACGTCCAGGAGA ACCCCCACCAGCAACTGGCCACTAGCTCCTTCCTCCTGTTCTTGCTGACGGGGATCGTCTCTGTGGCCTTCCTGCTGCTCCCACTCCAGGACGAACTTGGCAGCCAGCTGCCTCAAGTCCTGCATGTCTCCCTGGGACAAAAGTTGGTGGCAGCCTACGTATTGG GACTCCTCACCATGGTGTTCCTCCGGACCTGA
- the MOSPD3 gene encoding motile sperm domain-containing protein 3 isoform X2: MRRGAPQDQELVGPGAPSRGSRGAPPPLGPVVPVLIFPPDLVFRADQRSGPRQLLTLYNPTGTALRFRVLCTAPAKYRVFDAEGYVKPQSCIDIHYDIQDRFRIELSEEGAEGRVVGRKDITSVLKAPAYPLELQGQPDPTPHPGPPAGTAPPTAKHVQENPHQQLATSSFLLFLLTGIVSVAFLLLPLQDELGSQLPQVLHVSLGQKLVAAYVLGLLTMVFLRT, encoded by the exons ATGCGCCGTGGGGCGCCCCAGGACCAGGAGCTGGTGGGCCCGGGGGCCCCTAGCCGGGGGTCCCGGGGCGCCCCTCCTCCCTTGGGACCCGTTGTCCCGGTCCTCATCTTTCCCCCGGATCTAGTATTCAGAGCGGACCAGCGGAGCGGACCTAGGCAGCTGCTGACCCTCTATAACCCCACAGGAACTGCGCTTCGCTTCCGAG TCCTGTGCACAGCACCTGCCAAATACAGGGTGTTTGACGCAGAAGGATATGTGAAGCCTCAGTCCTGCATTGACAT CCACTATGACATCCAGGACCGCTTCCGCATTGAGCTGTCTGAGGAGGGCGCTGAGGGCCGAGTAGTGGGACGCAAGGACATCACTTCGGTTCTGAAGGCTCCAGCATACCCACTTGAACTTCAGGGACAGCCCGACCCAACACCCCACCCAGGGCCTCCTGCTGGGACAGCACCACCCACGGCCAAACACGTCCAGGAGA ACCCCCACCAGCAACTGGCCACTAGCTCCTTCCTCCTGTTCTTGCTGACGGGGATCGTCTCTGTGGCCTTCCTGCTGCTCCCACTCCAGGACGAACTTGGCAGCCAGCTGCCTCAAGTCCTGCATGTCTCCCTGGGACAAAAGTTGGTGGCAGCCTACGTATTGG GACTCCTCACCATGGTGTTCCTCCGGACCTGA
- the MOSPD3 gene encoding motile sperm domain-containing protein 3 isoform X3 yields MRRGAPQDQELVGPGAPSRGSRGAPPPLGPVVPVLIFPPDLVFRADQRSGPRQLLTLYNPTGTALRFRVLCTAPAKYRVFDAEGYVKPQSCIDIVIRHVAPIPSHYDIQDRFRIELSEEGAEGRVVGRKDITSVLKAPAYPLELQGQPDPTPHPGPPAGTAPPTAKHVQENRCTEDGCEDRVNAEGPEERQFLVSCSTPPEGNKK; encoded by the exons ATGCGCCGTGGGGCGCCCCAGGACCAGGAGCTGGTGGGCCCGGGGGCCCCTAGCCGGGGGTCCCGGGGCGCCCCTCCTCCCTTGGGACCCGTTGTCCCGGTCCTCATCTTTCCCCCGGATCTAGTATTCAGAGCGGACCAGCGGAGCGGACCTAGGCAGCTGCTGACCCTCTATAACCCCACAGGAACTGCGCTTCGCTTCCGAG TCCTGTGCACAGCACCTGCCAAATACAGGGTGTTTGACGCAGAAGGATATGTGAAGCCTCAGTCCTGCATTGACAT TGTGATTCGCCACGTGGCCCCCATTCCCAGCCACTATGACATCCAGGACCGCTTCCGCATTGAGCTGTCTGAGGAGGGCGCTGAGGGCCGAGTAGTGGGACGCAAGGACATCACTTCGGTTCTGAAGGCTCCAGCATACCCACTTGAACTTCAGGGACAGCCCGACCCAACACCCCACCCAGGGCCTCCTGCTGGGACAGCACCACCCACGGCCAAACACGTCCAGGAGA ATAGGTGCACGGAAGATGGTTGTGAAGACAGAGTGAATGCCGAGGGACCAGAGGAGAGACAGTTTCTTGTGTCGTGCAGCACGCCCCCGGAGGGCAATAAAAAGTAG